The following proteins are encoded in a genomic region of Zea mays cultivar B73 chromosome 9, Zm-B73-REFERENCE-NAM-5.0, whole genome shotgun sequence:
- the LOC103638877 gene encoding uncharacterized protein, whose product MNQDAPTSRRDYFEDRRDCARASNVEDLMNATKNGVLNSHNRRDDYEEGRDSARALNSENYEEGRDCTRASNAENIVNATKKADRTEEKRGHGKNKCKKLAKLKPGEKIKVTFYNNHALCTTFARHIGRIVRDPSITPVRVKKWTDITETSLKHIFVAVKDKFENMDENIEIDVYKNDIMEHARYLWNNWRGDLSRHYVKPTKNMQQAIKNCPNDFAQADWEWLVKEHFCSKEFIAKSKRNSRNRSHLSILHHSGSKPFRKVIYDNGGKDNNPPALDALFFMTHTKGDNFIDSESSSKHAQIQEQMFSDPSLSNAQLMDKCFPSKRQDHIIGYGGGVKARHL is encoded by the exons ATGAACCAGGATGCTCCAACAAGCAGAAGGGATTATTTTGAAGATAGGAGGGACTGTGCCAGAGCATCTAATGTTGAAGACTTAATGAATGCTACAAAAAATGGTGTGCTTAATTCACACAACAGAAGGGATGATTATGAAGAAGGGAGAGACAGTGCTAGGGCACTCAATTCTGAAAACTATGAGGAGGGGAGGGACTGTACCAGGGCATCCAATGCCGAAAACATTGTGAATGCTACAAAAAAAG cTGATAGAACTGAAGAGAAGAGGggccatggcaaaaacaaatgtAAAAAACTTGCTAAACTAAAGCCTGGAGAAAAAATTAAAGTAACGTTCTACAACAACCATGCTCTTTGTACAACATTCGCACGACACATAGGTAGAATCGTTCGTGATCCTAGTATTACCCCTGTGAGAGTAAAGAAGTGGACTGACATTACTGAGACATCTCTAAAACATATTTTTGTTGCAGTCAAG GACAAGTTTGAAAACATGGATGAAAACATTGAAATTGATGTCTACAAAAATGACATCATGGAGCATGCTAGGTATTTGTGGAACAATTGGCGCGGTGACTTAAGTCGACACTATGTCAAGCCGACAAAGAATATGCAACAAGCCATTAAGAATTGTCCGAATGATTTTGCACAAGCTGATTGGGAGTGGTTAGTCAAAGAGCATTTTTGCAGTAAGGAATTCATT GCAAAGAGCAAGAGAAATTCTAGAAACCGATCCCATTTGTCAATCCTTCATCACAGTGGCAGCAAACCATTCAGGAAAGTGATTTATGACAAT GGCGGCAAGGATAATAATCCACCAGCTTTGGATGCCTTATTTTTTATGACTCACACAAAGGGTGACAATTTTATTGATTCTGAGTCCTCCAGCAAGCAT GCACAAATTCAGGAACAAATGTTTTCAGATCCTTCTCTTTCCAATGCACAACTTATGGACAAGTGCTTCCCTTCAAAACGGCAGGACCATATCATTGGATATGGTGGTGGAGTGAAAGCAAGACATCTTTGA